A window of the Tripterygium wilfordii isolate XIE 37 chromosome 12, ASM1340144v1, whole genome shotgun sequence genome harbors these coding sequences:
- the LOC120011373 gene encoding transcription factor bHLH68-like isoform X1 — translation MMAGNPSWWSMYPPQYVVGSATSLPLNSFLPDNQEPPHQSWSQLLLGGLSAGGGEERFGLVHFQPRRLENWDDQILNYHPSPRMVPVDHDHVKQEISKNSNFYSYGEDEFQATRPAAAWSQQVMPVVSSPMSCVTSLSSNNNILNFSYDKANRHPADQSSEQCNSTATGGVCKKARVQASSSQPPLKVRKEKLGDRITALHQLVSPFGKTDTASVLLEALGYIRFLQGQIEALSSPYMGTASSSNIRNQHFEGGEDEPRDLKSRGLCLVPVSFTQHVGSENGADYWAPAVGGGF, via the exons ATGATGGCTGGAAACCCTAGTTGGTGGAGCATGTATCCTCCTCAATATGTTGTTGGATCAGCAACTTCACTTCCTTTGAATTCTTTTCTGCCTGATAACCAAGAGCCTCCTCATCAGTCATGGAGCCAACTACTACT GGGAGGATTGTCGGCCGGTGGCGGCGAAGAAAGATTTGGTCTGGTTCATTTTCAGCCAAGAAGGTTGGAGAACTGGGATGACCAAATCTTGAATTACCATCCATCTCCAAGGATGGTTCCTGTTGATCATGATCATGTGAAACAGGAGATTTCCAAAAATAGTAACTTTTACAGTTATGGAGAAGATGAATTTCAAGCAACTAGACCAGCTGCTGCTTGGTCACAACAAGTCATGCCAGTAGTTTCTTCTCCTATGTCATGTGTTACAAGTTTAagtagtaataataatatattgaaTTTCTCTTATGACAAGGCAAACAGGCATCCTGCAGATCAGTCATCCGAG CAGTGTAATAGCACAGCAACTGGTGGGGTGTGCAAGAAGGCTAGGGTTCAAGCCTCTTCAAGCCAACCTCCTCTTAAG GTAAGGAAGGAGAAACTAGGAGATAGAATAACAGCTCTTCACCAGCTTGTTTCCCCATTTGGCAAG ACTGACACTGCTTCTGTGTTGTTAGAAGCTCTTGGTTATATTAGATTCCTTCAAGGTCAAATTGAG GCCCTTAGCTCCCCTTACATGGGCACTGCATCATCTTCCAATATCAGAAACCAACATTTT GAAGGTGGTGAAGATGAACCAAGAGACTTGAAGAGTAGAGGGTTATGCTTAGTTCCTGTGTCTTTCACTCAGCATGTTGGGAGTGAAAATGGTGCTGATTATTGGGCTCCGGCCGTCGGTGGAGGGTTTTGA
- the LOC120011373 gene encoding transcription factor bHLH68-like isoform X2, with amino-acid sequence MMAGNPSWWSMYPPQYVVGSATSLPLNSFLPDNQEPPHQSWSQLLLGGLSAGGGEERFGLVHFQPRRLENWDDQILNYHPSPRMVPVDHDHVKQEISKNSNFYSYGEDEFQATRPAAAWSQQVMPVVSSPMSCVTSLSSNNNILNFSYDKANRHPADQSSECNSTATGGVCKKARVQASSSQPPLKVRKEKLGDRITALHQLVSPFGKTDTASVLLEALGYIRFLQGQIEALSSPYMGTASSSNIRNQHFEGGEDEPRDLKSRGLCLVPVSFTQHVGSENGADYWAPAVGGGF; translated from the exons ATGATGGCTGGAAACCCTAGTTGGTGGAGCATGTATCCTCCTCAATATGTTGTTGGATCAGCAACTTCACTTCCTTTGAATTCTTTTCTGCCTGATAACCAAGAGCCTCCTCATCAGTCATGGAGCCAACTACTACT GGGAGGATTGTCGGCCGGTGGCGGCGAAGAAAGATTTGGTCTGGTTCATTTTCAGCCAAGAAGGTTGGAGAACTGGGATGACCAAATCTTGAATTACCATCCATCTCCAAGGATGGTTCCTGTTGATCATGATCATGTGAAACAGGAGATTTCCAAAAATAGTAACTTTTACAGTTATGGAGAAGATGAATTTCAAGCAACTAGACCAGCTGCTGCTTGGTCACAACAAGTCATGCCAGTAGTTTCTTCTCCTATGTCATGTGTTACAAGTTTAagtagtaataataatatattgaaTTTCTCTTATGACAAGGCAAACAGGCATCCTGCAGATCAGTCATCCGAG TGTAATAGCACAGCAACTGGTGGGGTGTGCAAGAAGGCTAGGGTTCAAGCCTCTTCAAGCCAACCTCCTCTTAAG GTAAGGAAGGAGAAACTAGGAGATAGAATAACAGCTCTTCACCAGCTTGTTTCCCCATTTGGCAAG ACTGACACTGCTTCTGTGTTGTTAGAAGCTCTTGGTTATATTAGATTCCTTCAAGGTCAAATTGAG GCCCTTAGCTCCCCTTACATGGGCACTGCATCATCTTCCAATATCAGAAACCAACATTTT GAAGGTGGTGAAGATGAACCAAGAGACTTGAAGAGTAGAGGGTTATGCTTAGTTCCTGTGTCTTTCACTCAGCATGTTGGGAGTGAAAATGGTGCTGATTATTGGGCTCCGGCCGTCGGTGGAGGGTTTTGA
- the LOC120011139 gene encoding protein THYLAKOID ASSEMBLY 8, chloroplastic yields the protein MVLAATLRSPFVFLTQLSPTPKPNPNTTTTTSFRVPVLCGPRDNRGPLVKGRILSTEAIHAIQSLKRAHRLNPNNHSSLPSLSRLLKPDLLAALRELLRQDHCGLALHVLSTFRSEFPQCTPDLNLYADVASALARNQMYDEIDRLICDLEKDEGNVRWGEDRALVRLVKIVIGTGRSESTVKIYWMLKRSGCGVQWEGDEYVAKVLSKGLRRMGSADLADEVENEFCRVVGGNFGEMRRVMG from the coding sequence ATGGTACTGGCCGCGACACTTCGCTCACCCTTCGTCTTCCTcacacaactctctccaactCCGAAACCAAACCctaacaccaccaccaccacttcctTCCGTGTTCCGGTTTTGTGCGGACCACGCGACAACCGTGGACCGCTCGTCAAAGGCCGAATCCTAAGCACAGAAGCAATCCACGCCATCCAATCCCTCAAGCGGGCCCACAGACTCAACCCTAACAATCACTCGTCTCTCCCCTCCCTCTCCCGCCTTCTTAAACCGGACCTCCTCGCGGCTCTTCGGGAACTCCTCCGCCAAGACCACTGCGGCCTCGCCCTCCATGTCCTCTCCACCTTCCGATCCGAATTCCCGCAGTGCACGCCTGACCTCAACCTCTACGCCGACGTAGCTTCGGCGCTTGCGAGGAATCAAATGTACGATGAGATCGATAGGTTGATCTGTGATTTGGAGAAAGATGAGGGCAACGTTCGGTGGGGAGAGGATAGGGCGCTTGTGAGGCTTGTGAAGATCGTGATTGGGACTGGGAGGAGTGAATCGACGGTCAAGATTTACTGGATGTTGAAGAGGAGTGGGTGTGGGGTCCAGTGGGAGGGTGATGAGTATGTGGCCAAGGTGTTGAGCAAGGGGTTGAGGAGAATGGGCAGTGCGGATTTGGCCGACGAGGTTGAAAATGAATTCTGTCGGGTTGTGGGTGGTAATTTTGGTGAAATGAGAAGAGTCATGGGGTGA
- the LOC120011373 gene encoding transcription factor bHLH68-like isoform X4, with the protein MMAGNPSWWSMYPPQYVVGSATSLPLNSFLPDNQEPPHQSWSQLLLGGLSAGGGEERFGLVHFQPRRLENWDDQILNYHPSPRMVPVDHDHVKQEISKNSNFYSYGEDEFQATRPAAAWSQQVMPANRHPADQSSECNSTATGGVCKKARVQASSSQPPLKVRKEKLGDRITALHQLVSPFGKTDTASVLLEALGYIRFLQGQIEALSSPYMGTASSSNIRNQHFEGGEDEPRDLKSRGLCLVPVSFTQHVGSENGADYWAPAVGGGF; encoded by the exons ATGATGGCTGGAAACCCTAGTTGGTGGAGCATGTATCCTCCTCAATATGTTGTTGGATCAGCAACTTCACTTCCTTTGAATTCTTTTCTGCCTGATAACCAAGAGCCTCCTCATCAGTCATGGAGCCAACTACTACT GGGAGGATTGTCGGCCGGTGGCGGCGAAGAAAGATTTGGTCTGGTTCATTTTCAGCCAAGAAGGTTGGAGAACTGGGATGACCAAATCTTGAATTACCATCCATCTCCAAGGATGGTTCCTGTTGATCATGATCATGTGAAACAGGAGATTTCCAAAAATAGTAACTTTTACAGTTATGGAGAAGATGAATTTCAAGCAACTAGACCAGCTGCTGCTTGGTCACAACAAGTCATGCCA GCAAACAGGCATCCTGCAGATCAGTCATCCGAG TGTAATAGCACAGCAACTGGTGGGGTGTGCAAGAAGGCTAGGGTTCAAGCCTCTTCAAGCCAACCTCCTCTTAAG GTAAGGAAGGAGAAACTAGGAGATAGAATAACAGCTCTTCACCAGCTTGTTTCCCCATTTGGCAAG ACTGACACTGCTTCTGTGTTGTTAGAAGCTCTTGGTTATATTAGATTCCTTCAAGGTCAAATTGAG GCCCTTAGCTCCCCTTACATGGGCACTGCATCATCTTCCAATATCAGAAACCAACATTTT GAAGGTGGTGAAGATGAACCAAGAGACTTGAAGAGTAGAGGGTTATGCTTAGTTCCTGTGTCTTTCACTCAGCATGTTGGGAGTGAAAATGGTGCTGATTATTGGGCTCCGGCCGTCGGTGGAGGGTTTTGA
- the LOC120011373 gene encoding transcription factor bHLH68-like isoform X3: MMAGNPSWWSMYPPQYVVGSATSLPLNSFLPDNQEPPHQSWSQLLLGGLSAGGGEERFGLVHFQPRRLENWDDQILNYHPSPRMVPVDHDHVKQEISKNSNFYSYGEDEFQATRPAAAWSQQVMPANRHPADQSSEQCNSTATGGVCKKARVQASSSQPPLKVRKEKLGDRITALHQLVSPFGKTDTASVLLEALGYIRFLQGQIEALSSPYMGTASSSNIRNQHFEGGEDEPRDLKSRGLCLVPVSFTQHVGSENGADYWAPAVGGGF; this comes from the exons ATGATGGCTGGAAACCCTAGTTGGTGGAGCATGTATCCTCCTCAATATGTTGTTGGATCAGCAACTTCACTTCCTTTGAATTCTTTTCTGCCTGATAACCAAGAGCCTCCTCATCAGTCATGGAGCCAACTACTACT GGGAGGATTGTCGGCCGGTGGCGGCGAAGAAAGATTTGGTCTGGTTCATTTTCAGCCAAGAAGGTTGGAGAACTGGGATGACCAAATCTTGAATTACCATCCATCTCCAAGGATGGTTCCTGTTGATCATGATCATGTGAAACAGGAGATTTCCAAAAATAGTAACTTTTACAGTTATGGAGAAGATGAATTTCAAGCAACTAGACCAGCTGCTGCTTGGTCACAACAAGTCATGCCA GCAAACAGGCATCCTGCAGATCAGTCATCCGAG CAGTGTAATAGCACAGCAACTGGTGGGGTGTGCAAGAAGGCTAGGGTTCAAGCCTCTTCAAGCCAACCTCCTCTTAAG GTAAGGAAGGAGAAACTAGGAGATAGAATAACAGCTCTTCACCAGCTTGTTTCCCCATTTGGCAAG ACTGACACTGCTTCTGTGTTGTTAGAAGCTCTTGGTTATATTAGATTCCTTCAAGGTCAAATTGAG GCCCTTAGCTCCCCTTACATGGGCACTGCATCATCTTCCAATATCAGAAACCAACATTTT GAAGGTGGTGAAGATGAACCAAGAGACTTGAAGAGTAGAGGGTTATGCTTAGTTCCTGTGTCTTTCACTCAGCATGTTGGGAGTGAAAATGGTGCTGATTATTGGGCTCCGGCCGTCGGTGGAGGGTTTTGA